A window of the Bacteroides thetaiotaomicron VPI-5482 genome harbors these coding sequences:
- the dprA gene encoding DNA-processing protein DprA, giving the protein MTDNEQEQIYSIALTMVPGIGHIGAKRLVEGMKSATDVFRFRKELAQRLSGVHERVSGALDCPSIIARAEQELVFLQKNHIQCLTFHDEAYPSRLRECEDAPVVLFYKGNADLNALHIINMVGTRHATDYGTQLCTTFLRDLKALCPDVLVVSGLAYGIDINAHRSALDNDLPTVGVLAHGLDRIYPSLHRKTAVEMLDKGGLLTEFPVGTTPDKHNFISRNRIVAGMCDATIVVESAAKGGSLITAELAESYHRDCFAFPGRVTDEYSKGCNQLIRDSKASLLLSAEDLVEAMGWTLDSHPAKVENVQRSLFLELTEEEQKIVHTLEKQGNLQINTLVVETDIPVHKMSAILFELEMKGAVRVLAGGVYQLL; this is encoded by the coding sequence ATGACCGATAACGAACAAGAACAAATATATAGCATCGCTCTGACAATGGTGCCCGGTATCGGGCACATTGGAGCGAAACGTCTGGTAGAGGGCATGAAGAGTGCCACCGATGTGTTCCGCTTCAGGAAAGAACTGGCGCAGCGATTATCCGGAGTACATGAACGGGTGTCGGGTGCACTGGACTGTCCGTCAATTATTGCCCGTGCCGAACAGGAACTTGTATTCCTGCAAAAGAATCATATCCAGTGCCTGACTTTTCATGATGAGGCGTATCCTTCCCGCTTGCGGGAGTGTGAAGACGCTCCTGTTGTACTGTTCTATAAGGGAAATGCCGATTTGAACGCTCTCCATATCATTAATATGGTGGGCACCCGCCACGCTACTGATTACGGTACACAACTCTGTACTACTTTCCTCCGTGACTTAAAAGCTTTGTGTCCTGACGTATTAGTTGTCAGCGGCCTTGCTTACGGCATTGATATCAATGCCCACCGGAGTGCATTGGACAATGACTTGCCTACGGTCGGCGTGTTAGCTCACGGACTGGACCGTATTTACCCTTCTCTTCATCGTAAGACAGCCGTTGAAATGCTTGATAAAGGCGGATTGCTGACAGAGTTTCCTGTCGGTACAACACCGGATAAACACAATTTTATCAGTCGCAACCGTATTGTGGCCGGTATGTGTGATGCTACGATTGTGGTAGAATCGGCTGCCAAAGGCGGCTCTCTGATCACAGCCGAGCTTGCGGAAAGCTATCACCGCGACTGTTTCGCCTTCCCCGGTCGTGTGACCGATGAATATTCAAAAGGATGTAACCAACTGATCCGTGACAGTAAAGCATCCCTTCTGTTGTCTGCCGAAGACTTGGTGGAGGCGATGGGATGGACGTTGGATTCACATCCGGCAAAGGTAGAGAATGTACAGCGCAGCCTGTTTCTGGAACTGACAGAAGAGGAGCAAAAGATAGTTCATACGTTGGAAAAACAAGGAAACTTACAGATTAATACCTTAGTGGTAGAGACAGATATTCCCGTACATAAAATGAGTGCAATTCTCTTTGAACTGGAAATGAAGGGAGCCGTACGGGTATTGGCAGGAGGAGTTTATCAATTATTATAA
- a CDS encoding acyl-CoA thioesterase, translated as MSQYIYELEMKVRDYECDLQGIVNNANYQHYLEHTRHEFLTSVGVSFAALHEQGVDPVVARINMAFKTPLKSGDEFVSKLYMKKEGIKYVFYQDIFRKSDQKVVVKSTVETVCVVNGRLSNSELFDNVFAPYLK; from the coding sequence ATGAGCCAGTATATCTACGAATTGGAGATGAAGGTGCGTGATTACGAATGTGACCTTCAGGGGATTGTCAACAATGCCAATTATCAGCATTATCTGGAGCATACCCGCCACGAGTTTCTGACCTCGGTAGGTGTTAGTTTTGCGGCGTTGCATGAACAGGGAGTCGATCCGGTAGTGGCACGTATCAATATGGCTTTCAAGACTCCGTTGAAGAGTGGGGATGAGTTTGTCTCCAAACTGTATATGAAGAAAGAAGGCATCAAATACGTATTCTATCAGGATATCTTCCGCAAAAGCGATCAGAAAGTAGTAGTGAAATCCACTGTTGAGACGGTATGTGTGGTAAACGGACGTTTAAGTAACAGCGAATTGTTCGACAATGTCTTTGCTCCATACCTGAAATGA
- a CDS encoding peptidase U32 family protein: MNIKDFEIMAPVGSRESLAAAIQAGADSIYFGIENLNMRARSANTFTVDDLREIAQTCDEHGMKSYLTVNTIIYDKDIPLMRTIVDAAKAAGISAVIAADVAVMNYARQIGQEVHLSTQLNISNAEALKFYAQFADVVVLARELNLEQVAEIYRQIREENICGPSGEQIRIEMFCHGALCMAVSGKCYLSLHEMNHSANRGACMQVCRRSYTVRDKETDVELDIDNEYIMSPKDLKTIHFMNKMMDAGVRVFKIEGRARGPEYVRTVVECYKEAIKAYLDDTFTDEKIAAWDERLKAVFNRGFWDGYYLGQRLGEWTRNYGSAATERKIYVGKGIKYFSNIGVSEFLVEAAEVSVGDKLLITGPTTGAVFMTLDEARVDLKPVETVKKGQRFSMKSEKIRPSDKLYKLVSTEELKKFKGLDVEQKRG, encoded by the coding sequence ATGAATATAAAAGATTTTGAAATAATGGCGCCTGTCGGTTCGCGTGAATCCCTTGCGGCAGCCATTCAGGCTGGAGCCGATTCTATCTATTTTGGTATAGAAAACCTTAACATGCGTGCCCGTTCTGCCAATACGTTTACCGTTGATGACTTGCGTGAGATAGCTCAGACGTGTGATGAACATGGAATGAAAAGCTATCTGACCGTTAATACCATTATCTATGATAAGGATATTCCTTTGATGCGTACCATTGTGGACGCGGCTAAAGCGGCAGGAATATCAGCGGTGATCGCTGCCGATGTAGCGGTAATGAACTATGCCCGTCAGATCGGTCAGGAAGTACACCTGTCTACTCAATTGAATATATCGAATGCGGAAGCCTTGAAGTTCTACGCCCAGTTTGCCGATGTCGTAGTGCTGGCCCGTGAGTTGAATCTGGAACAGGTGGCCGAGATTTATCGTCAGATTCGGGAAGAGAATATCTGCGGTCCGAGCGGAGAGCAGATTCGTATTGAAATGTTCTGTCACGGTGCCTTGTGCATGGCAGTCTCCGGTAAGTGCTATTTGTCTCTGCACGAAATGAATCACTCGGCCAATCGGGGTGCCTGTATGCAGGTATGCCGTCGTTCTTATACGGTTCGCGATAAGGAGACGGATGTGGAACTGGATATCGACAATGAATATATCATGTCACCGAAAGACTTGAAGACCATTCATTTTATGAATAAGATGATGGATGCGGGTGTGCGTGTATTCAAGATTGAGGGACGTGCCCGCGGTCCTGAGTATGTGCGTACGGTGGTGGAATGTTATAAAGAAGCGATAAAGGCCTATCTGGATGATACGTTTACAGACGAAAAGATTGCCGCTTGGGATGAACGTCTGAAGGCAGTCTTTAACCGTGGCTTTTGGGATGGCTACTATCTGGGACAACGCTTGGGCGAATGGACACGGAATTATGGTTCGGCCGCTACGGAACGTAAAATCTATGTGGGCAAAGGTATCAAATACTTCTCCAATATCGGTGTCTCTGAGTTCTTGGTAGAAGCTGCCGAAGTCAGTGTAGGTGACAAGCTGCTGATAACGGGACCTACCACCGGCGCAGTCTTTATGACACTGGACGAAGCGCGTGTCGATCTGAAGCCGGTAGAGACGGTAAAGAAAGGTCAGCGTTTCTCAATGAAATCAGAGAAGATACGTCCCAGCGACAAATTATATAAATTGGTATCTACCGAAGAATTGAAGAAATTCAAGGGACTTGATGTAGAACAGAAAAGAGGATAA
- the dusB gene encoding tRNA dihydrouridine synthase DusB, whose translation MKISHIDLGEHPILLAPMEDVTDPAFRLMCKKFGADMVYTEFVSSDALIRAVSKTAQKLSISDEERPVAIQIYGKDTETMVEAAKIVEQAQPDILDINFGCPVKRVAGKGAGAGMLQNIPKMLEITRAVVDAVKIPVTVKTRLGWDANNKIIVDLAEQLQDCGIAALTIHGRTRAQMYTGEADWTLIGEVKNNQRMHIPIIGNGDVTTPQRCKECFDRYGVDAVMIGRASFGRPWIFKEVKHYLETGEELPPLSFEWCMEVLRQEVIDSVNLLDERRGILHVRRHLAASPLFKGIPNFKETRIAMLRAETKEELFRIFETIPEKVNSLLD comes from the coding sequence ATGAAAATAAGCCATATAGACCTGGGAGAACACCCTATACTACTCGCCCCGATGGAGGACGTGACAGATCCTGCTTTCCGCCTAATGTGCAAAAAGTTCGGAGCTGACATGGTATATACTGAATTTGTATCGAGCGATGCACTGATACGCGCTGTCAGCAAGACTGCACAGAAACTGAGTATCAGCGATGAAGAACGCCCTGTAGCCATTCAGATTTATGGTAAAGATACGGAAACGATGGTCGAAGCTGCGAAGATCGTAGAGCAGGCGCAGCCCGATATTCTCGACATAAACTTCGGCTGCCCCGTGAAGAGAGTAGCAGGAAAAGGAGCAGGAGCAGGAATGCTGCAAAATATTCCGAAGATGCTGGAAATTACCCGTGCCGTAGTGGACGCAGTCAAAATACCTGTGACAGTGAAAACCCGTTTAGGATGGGACGCCAACAATAAAATCATTGTAGATCTGGCAGAACAACTACAGGATTGCGGCATTGCCGCACTAACCATTCACGGTAGAACCCGTGCGCAGATGTACACCGGAGAAGCGGACTGGACACTGATCGGAGAAGTGAAGAACAATCAAAGGATGCACATTCCTATCATTGGCAACGGAGACGTGACAACACCTCAACGCTGCAAGGAGTGTTTTGACCGTTACGGAGTAGATGCAGTCATGATCGGTCGTGCCAGCTTCGGACGTCCCTGGATATTCAAGGAAGTAAAGCATTATCTGGAAACGGGGGAGGAATTGCCGCCACTCAGCTTTGAATGGTGTATGGAGGTACTTCGCCAGGAAGTGATTGACAGTGTGAATCTGCTTGATGAACGCAGGGGCATCTTGCACGTGCGCCGCCACTTGGCTGCCAGTCCGTTGTTCAAAGGGATTCCTAATTTTAAAGAGACTCGTATTGCCATGTTGCGGGCAGAAACGAAAGAAGAATTGTTCCGGATATTCGAAACAATTCCTGAAAAAGTAAATTCTCTTTTAGATTAG
- a CDS encoding phosphatase PAP2 family protein, giving the protein MALDLFKRVETRKGLFAVEKITLIYNLLTSILILFLFQRMDHPWHMLLDRAMIAAMTFLLMYLYRLAPCKFSAFVRVAIQMSLLSYWYPDTFEFNRFFPNLDHVFAITEQFIFNGQPAIWFCHTFPHLLVSEAFNMGYFFYYPMMLIVTVFYFIYKFEWFEKMSFVLVTSFFIYYLIYIFVPVAGPQFYFPAIGFDNVSKGIFPAIGDYFNNNQELLPGPGYQHGFFYSLVEGSQQVGERPTAAFPSSHVGISTILMIMAWRGSKKLFACLIPFYMLLCGATVYIQAHYVIDAIVGFFSAFLLYVVATWMFKKWFAQPMFK; this is encoded by the coding sequence ATGGCTTTAGACTTATTTAAGCGAGTGGAAACCCGGAAGGGGTTGTTTGCTGTGGAGAAGATAACATTGATTTATAATCTGTTGACCTCCATTTTGATTCTGTTCCTGTTTCAGCGAATGGATCATCCATGGCACATGTTGCTGGATAGGGCGATGATCGCTGCAATGACTTTTCTGCTGATGTATCTTTATCGGCTGGCTCCTTGCAAGTTTTCGGCGTTTGTACGTGTTGCTATTCAGATGAGCCTGCTTTCCTACTGGTATCCGGATACGTTTGAGTTTAACCGGTTCTTTCCGAATCTCGACCATGTGTTTGCTATAACCGAGCAGTTTATCTTCAATGGGCAACCTGCTATCTGGTTCTGTCATACATTCCCGCATCTTTTGGTCAGTGAAGCATTCAATATGGGATATTTCTTTTATTATCCGATGATGCTCATTGTGACGGTGTTTTATTTTATCTATAAGTTTGAATGGTTTGAGAAGATGTCGTTTGTACTGGTAACTTCTTTCTTTATCTATTATCTGATTTATATCTTTGTTCCGGTAGCAGGGCCGCAGTTCTACTTCCCAGCTATAGGTTTTGATAATGTATCTAAAGGAATTTTCCCGGCCATCGGCGATTATTTCAATAACAATCAGGAGTTACTTCCCGGTCCGGGCTATCAACATGGCTTCTTTTACAGTTTGGTAGAAGGTTCGCAGCAAGTGGGAGAGCGTCCTACGGCAGCTTTCCCCAGTTCGCATGTCGGTATTTCTACCATTCTTATGATTATGGCATGGCGTGGCAGTAAGAAGTTGTTTGCCTGTCTGATCCCTTTCTATATGCTGCTTTGCGGGGCTACAGTATATATTCAGGCGCACTACGTTATCGATGCGATCGTAGGTTTCTTCTCTGCATTCTTGTTGTATGTTGTGGCGACGTGGATGTTCAAGAAGTGGTTTGCGCAGCCGATGTTTAAGTAA
- a CDS encoding NAD-dependent epimerase/dehydratase family protein: MESILITGASGFIGSFIVEEALKRKFGVWAGIRPTSSKKYLKNRKIHFLELDFAHPNELRAQLSGHKGTYNKFDYIIHCAGVTKCPDKNTFDYVNYLQTKYFIDTLKALNMVPKQFIYISTLSVFGPVREKDYSPIEAGDVPMPNTAYGLSKLKAELYIQSIPGFPYVIYRPTGVYGPRELDYFLMAKSIRQHVDFSVGFRRQDLTFVYVKDIVQAIFLGIEKKVTRRAYFLTDGKVYNSRVFSDLIQKELGNPFVIHVKCPLIVLKVISLLAEFIATRSGKSSTLNSDKYKIMKQRNWQCDITPAINELGYAPEYDLEKGVRETIDWYKNEGWL; this comes from the coding sequence ATGGAGAGCATCTTAATAACAGGAGCAAGCGGATTTATAGGAAGTTTTATTGTCGAAGAGGCATTAAAACGAAAGTTTGGTGTGTGGGCGGGGATTCGTCCCACCAGCAGCAAAAAGTACTTGAAGAACCGGAAGATCCACTTTCTGGAACTGGACTTTGCTCATCCCAATGAATTGCGTGCCCAACTCTCCGGACATAAAGGAACCTATAATAAGTTTGACTATATCATCCATTGTGCGGGAGTCACGAAATGTCCGGATAAGAATACTTTTGATTATGTGAATTATCTCCAGACCAAATACTTTATTGATACCCTGAAAGCGTTGAATATGGTTCCGAAGCAATTCATCTATATCAGTACGCTGAGTGTATTCGGACCTGTACGCGAAAAAGATTATTCGCCGATAGAAGCCGGTGATGTCCCGATGCCAAATACTGCTTATGGTCTTAGCAAGCTTAAGGCTGAACTTTATATTCAGAGTATTCCCGGTTTCCCTTATGTTATTTATCGCCCTACAGGAGTTTACGGTCCTCGTGAACTGGATTATTTCCTGATGGCGAAGTCCATCCGGCAGCATGTTGACTTCTCTGTCGGCTTCCGGCGGCAGGACCTGACTTTTGTTTATGTAAAAGACATTGTGCAGGCCATCTTTTTAGGAATAGAAAAAAAAGTGACTAGAAGAGCCTATTTTCTGACTGACGGGAAGGTGTATAATAGTCGTGTATTTTCGGACTTAATACAAAAAGAACTGGGTAATCCGTTTGTTATTCATGTGAAATGTCCATTAATTGTGCTAAAAGTTATATCTTTGCTCGCTGAATTCATTGCAACACGTTCCGGCAAGAGCAGTACGCTGAATTCTGATAAATATAAAATAATGAAACAACGTAACTGGCAATGTGATATAACCCCTGCCATTAATGAGTTAGGGTATGCTCCCGAATATGACTTGGAGAAGGGAGTCCGTGAAACCATTGACTGGTATAAAAACGAAGGATGGCTTTAG